One window from the genome of Streptomyces sp. NBC_00708 encodes:
- the coxB gene encoding cytochrome c oxidase subunit II → MSPNGSDRSSRRPMRRKLPQVLTAGLILATATGCTYKDFPRLGMPTPVTEEAPRILSLWQGSWAAALATGVLVWGLILWSVIFHRRSRTKVEVPPQTRYNMPIEALYTVVPLIIVSVLFYFTARDETKLLTLSEKPAHTINVVGYQWSWAFNYIENVDGSATTGNEVPKELDAIPNRFRDAFPKGADGVYDAGIPGDRNPQTGNPGPTLWLPKGEKVRFILTSRDVIHSFWVVPFLMKQDVIPGHTNAFEVTPNQEGTFLGKCAELCGVDHSRMLFNVKVVSPERYQAHLKELAKKGQTGYVPAGIEQTDPARNAETNKL, encoded by the coding sequence GTGAGTCCCAACGGCTCCGACCGCTCGTCGCGGCGCCCGATGCGGCGGAAGCTGCCGCAGGTGCTGACTGCGGGCCTGATCCTGGCGACCGCCACCGGTTGCACGTACAAGGACTTCCCCCGCCTTGGTATGCCTACGCCGGTAACGGAAGAGGCCCCACGGATCCTTTCCCTCTGGCAGGGCTCGTGGGCGGCAGCGCTCGCCACGGGCGTGCTGGTCTGGGGCCTGATCCTGTGGAGCGTCATCTTCCACCGGCGCAGCCGCACCAAGGTGGAGGTACCTCCGCAGACCCGGTACAACATGCCCATCGAGGCGCTGTACACCGTGGTCCCCCTGATCATCGTCTCGGTGTTGTTCTACTTCACCGCACGGGACGAGACGAAGCTCCTCACGCTCTCCGAGAAGCCGGCCCACACCATCAACGTGGTCGGCTACCAGTGGAGCTGGGCCTTCAACTACATCGAGAACGTGGACGGCTCCGCCACCACGGGCAACGAGGTCCCCAAGGAGCTCGACGCCATCCCGAACCGGTTCCGTGACGCCTTCCCCAAGGGTGCCGACGGCGTCTACGACGCCGGCATCCCGGGAGACCGGAACCCGCAGACGGGCAACCCCGGCCCGACCCTGTGGCTGCCCAAGGGGGAGAAGGTCCGTTTCATCCTGACTTCGCGTGACGTCATCCACTCCTTCTGGGTGGTGCCGTTCCTCATGAAGCAGGACGTCATTCCGGGCCACACCAACGCCTTCGAGGTGACTCCCAACCAGGAGGGCACCTTCCTGGGCAAGTGCGCCGAGCTCTGCGGCGTCGACCACTCCCGGATGCTCTTCAACGTCAAGGTCGTCTCCCCGGAGCGCTACCAGGCGCACCTCAAGGAGCTGGCGAAGAAGGGCCAGACGGGCTACGTGCCGGCCGGCATCGAGCAGACTGACCCGGCCAGGAATGCGGAGACGAACAAACTGTGA
- the ctaD gene encoding cytochrome c oxidase subunit I: MSILNEPQGAAAADDSYEDELPVRRKQPGNVVIKWLTTTDHKTIGTMYLVTSFAFFCIGGLMALFMRAELARPGTQIMSNEQFNQAFTMHGTIMLLMFATPLFAGFANWIMPLQIGAPDVAFPRLNMFAYWLYLFGSIIAVAGFLTPQGAADFGWFAYSPLSDAVRSPGVGADMWIMGLAFSGFGTILGSVNFITTIICMRAPGMTMFRMPIFVWNVLLTGVLVLLAFPVLAAALFALEADRKFGAHVFDAANGGALLWQHLFWFFGHPEVYIIALPFFGIISEVIPVFSRKPMFGYIGLVAATISIAGLSVTVWAHHMYVTGGVLLPFFSFMTFLIAVPTGVKFFNWIGTMWKGSLSFETPMLWAIGFLITFTFGGLTGVILASPPMDFHVSDSYFVVAHFHYVVFGTVVFAMFSGFHFWWPKFTGKMLDERLGKITFWTLFVGFHGTFLVQHWLGAEGMPRRYADYLAADGFTALNTISTISSFLLGLSILPFFYNVWKTAKYGKKIEVDDPWGYGRSLEWATSCPPPRHNFLTLPRIRSESPAFDLHHPEITALEQLDHVSEGDKALAGGKEAGK; this comes from the coding sequence GTGAGCATCCTCAACGAACCTCAGGGTGCCGCGGCAGCAGACGACTCGTACGAGGACGAGCTGCCGGTCCGGCGCAAGCAGCCGGGAAACGTCGTCATCAAGTGGCTGACCACCACTGACCACAAGACGATCGGCACGATGTACCTGGTCACATCGTTCGCGTTCTTCTGCATCGGCGGTCTGATGGCGCTCTTCATGCGCGCCGAGCTGGCCCGGCCGGGCACGCAGATCATGTCGAACGAGCAGTTCAACCAGGCGTTCACGATGCACGGCACGATCATGCTGCTGATGTTCGCGACGCCGCTGTTCGCCGGATTCGCGAACTGGATCATGCCGCTGCAGATCGGCGCGCCCGACGTGGCGTTCCCGCGGCTGAACATGTTCGCGTACTGGCTGTACCTCTTCGGCTCGATCATCGCGGTGGCCGGCTTCCTCACCCCGCAGGGTGCCGCCGACTTCGGGTGGTTCGCCTACTCCCCGCTCTCGGACGCGGTCCGTTCGCCGGGTGTCGGCGCCGACATGTGGATCATGGGTCTGGCCTTCTCCGGATTCGGCACGATCCTCGGTTCGGTCAACTTCATCACCACGATCATCTGCATGCGCGCGCCCGGCATGACGATGTTCCGCATGCCGATCTTCGTCTGGAACGTCCTGCTGACCGGTGTGCTGGTCCTGCTGGCCTTCCCGGTCCTGGCGGCCGCGCTGTTCGCCCTGGAGGCGGACCGCAAGTTCGGTGCCCATGTATTCGACGCGGCCAACGGCGGCGCGTTGCTCTGGCAACACCTCTTCTGGTTCTTCGGGCATCCAGAGGTGTACATCATCGCCTTGCCATTCTTCGGGATCATTTCCGAAGTGATCCCGGTGTTCAGCCGCAAGCCGATGTTCGGATACATCGGCCTGGTGGCCGCGACGATTTCCATCGCCGGCCTCTCGGTGACCGTGTGGGCCCACCACATGTACGTCACCGGCGGTGTACTCCTGCCGTTCTTCTCCTTCATGACGTTCCTCATCGCGGTGCCCACCGGGGTGAAGTTCTTCAACTGGATCGGCACGATGTGGAAGGGCTCCTTGTCCTTCGAGACACCGATGCTCTGGGCGATCGGCTTCCTGATCACCTTCACCTTCGGTGGTCTGACCGGCGTCATCCTGGCCTCGCCGCCGATGGACTTCCACGTCTCCGACTCGTACTTCGTGGTCGCGCACTTCCACTACGTCGTCTTCGGCACCGTGGTGTTCGCGATGTTCTCCGGATTCCACTTCTGGTGGCCGAAGTTCACCGGCAAGATGCTGGACGAGCGGCTCGGCAAGATCACTTTCTGGACGCTGTTCGTGGGCTTCCACGGCACGTTCCTGGTGCAGCACTGGCTGGGCGCGGAGGGCATGCCGCGGCGTTACGCGGACTACCTCGCCGCGGACGGCTTCACCGCGCTGAACACGATCTCGACGATCTCCTCGTTCCTGCTCGGCCTGTCGATCCTGCCGTTCTTCTACAACGTGTGGAAGACCGCGAAGTACGGCAAGAAGATCGAGGTCGACGACCCGTGGGGCTACGGCCGTTCGCTGGAGTGGGCGACCTCCTGCCCGCCGCCGCGGCACAACTTCCTCACGCTGCCCCGTATCCGCTCCGAATCCCCGGCGTTCGACCTGCACCACCCGGAGATCACGGCGCTGGAGCAGCTGGACCACGTCTCCGAGGGTGACAAGGCCCTCGCCGGTGGCAAGGAGGCGGGCAAGTGA
- a CDS encoding cytochrome c oxidase subunit 4 — protein MKIQGKMFLGLAVFILVMAITYGVWSKEPVGTTALVLAFGLSVMIGFYLAFTARRVDAMAQDNKEADVADEAGEVGFFSPHSWQPLSLAIGGAFGFMGVVFGWWLLFFSAPLLLVGLFGWVFEYYRGENRTQ, from the coding sequence GTGAAGATCCAGGGCAAGATGTTCCTCGGCCTGGCGGTGTTCATCCTCGTCATGGCCATCACGTACGGCGTGTGGTCGAAGGAGCCCGTCGGCACCACCGCACTGGTCCTCGCGTTCGGTCTGAGCGTGATGATCGGCTTCTACCTGGCCTTCACGGCCCGGCGGGTCGACGCGATGGCGCAGGACAACAAGGAAGCCGACGTGGCGGACGAGGCCGGCGAGGTGGGGTTCTTCTCCCCGCACAGCTGGCAGCCGCTCTCGCTGGCGATCGGCGGTGCCTTCGGCTTCATGGGCGTCGTCTTCGGCTGGTGGCTGCTGTTCTTCTCGGCGCCGCTCCTCCTGGTCGGTCTCTTCGGCTGGGTGTTCGAGTACTACCGGGGTGAGAACCGCACCCAGTGA
- a CDS encoding c-type cytochrome: protein MKKLSARRRHPLAAVVVLLLALAATGGLYAAFAPASKAQADDTAQSLAIDEGKKLYSVGCASCHGTGGQGTTDGPQLVGVGSAAVDFQVGTGRMPAQQPGAQVPKKKVIYSQAEIDQLAAYVASLGAGPVVPTKSQVSPEGADIAKGGDLFRTNCAQCHNFTGKGGALTHGKYAPDLDGVDPKHIYEAMQTGPQSMPSFPDSTMPEKQKRDIIAYIKTVNSSEAESPGGLSLGGLGPVSEGLFGWIFGLGGLIAVAIWVAAHTAKAKKS from the coding sequence GTGAAAAAGCTCTCCGCACGACGACGCCATCCGTTGGCGGCGGTCGTCGTACTACTCCTCGCGCTGGCGGCCACCGGGGGGCTGTACGCCGCGTTTGCGCCCGCGAGTAAGGCGCAGGCCGACGACACCGCCCAGTCCCTCGCCATCGACGAGGGCAAGAAGCTGTACTCCGTCGGTTGCGCCAGCTGCCACGGGACCGGCGGTCAGGGCACCACCGACGGGCCCCAGCTTGTCGGCGTGGGCTCCGCCGCCGTGGACTTCCAGGTCGGTACGGGCCGCATGCCCGCGCAGCAGCCGGGCGCCCAGGTACCGAAGAAGAAGGTCATCTACAGCCAGGCCGAGATCGACCAGCTCGCGGCCTACGTCGCGTCGCTCGGCGCCGGTCCGGTCGTCCCGACCAAGAGCCAGGTCAGCCCGGAGGGTGCGGACATCGCCAAGGGTGGCGACCTGTTCCGTACCAACTGCGCCCAGTGCCACAACTTCACCGGCAAGGGTGGCGCGCTGACGCACGGCAAGTACGCGCCCGACCTGGACGGCGTGGACCCGAAGCACATCTACGAGGCCATGCAGACCGGCCCGCAGAGCATGCCGTCCTTCCCGGACTCGACGATGCCCGAGAAGCAGAAGCGGGACATCATCGCCTACATCAAGACCGTGAACAGCTCCGAAGCCGAGTCCCCCGGCGGCCTCAGCCTCGGTGGCCTGGGCCCCGTCAGCGAGGGCCTGTTCGGCTGGATCTTCGGTCTGGGCGGTCTGATCGCAGTTGCCATTTGGGTCGCGGCCCACACCGCTAAGGCCAAGAAGTCATGA
- a CDS encoding heme-copper oxidase subunit III — protein MSVVATATTVETGHAHPSVNRPNLTSVGTIIWLSSELMFFAALFAMYFTLRSVTGPEHWKEMASALNFPFSATNTTILVLSSLTCQLGVFAAERGDVKKLRAWFVITFVMGSIFIGGQVFEYTELVKKDGLSLSSDPYGSVFYLTTGFHGLHVTGGLIAFLLVLGRTYAAKRFTHEQATAAIVVSYYWHFVDVVWIGLFATIYMIK, from the coding sequence ATGTCGGTCGTGGCGACAGCAACGACAGTAGAAACCGGGCACGCGCACCCGTCGGTCAATCGGCCGAACCTCACCAGCGTCGGAACCATCATCTGGTTGAGCTCCGAGCTGATGTTCTTCGCGGCCCTCTTCGCGATGTACTTCACCCTGCGATCGGTGACCGGACCAGAACACTGGAAGGAAATGGCGTCCGCCCTGAACTTCCCGTTCTCGGCGACGAACACCACGATCCTGGTGCTCTCCTCACTCACCTGCCAGCTCGGCGTCTTCGCCGCGGAGCGGGGCGATGTGAAGAAGCTCCGTGCCTGGTTCGTGATCACTTTCGTGATGGGTTCGATCTTCATCGGCGGCCAGGTCTTCGAGTACACCGAGCTGGTGAAGAAGGACGGCCTCTCGCTGTCCTCCGACCCGTACGGCTCGGTGTTCTACCTGACCACCGGCTTCCACGGTCTGCATGTGACTGGCGGTCTCATCGCCTTCCTGCTCGTCCTGGGCAGGACATACGCGGCCAAGAGGTTCACCCATGAACAGGCGACCGCTGCCATCGTCGTGTCCTATTACTGGCACTTCGTCGATGTCGTGTGGATCGGCCTCTTCGCCACGATCTACATGATCAAGTAA
- a CDS encoding Ig-like domain-containing protein produces MNHTLRIRPVVSCTLLAATLVAGAAACGDSDGHPLSGQPFDAADEISFNTPDGGKKVDPDKPLEIRVDADDGRITDVAAVDAAGRHLAGELDADGHRWHSTAPLAAGTRYTVKVRMEDDDGAPGTRTVSFDTARATKFLQVTFGPQAGTYGVGQPLTATLSAPVTDNASRANVERGLRVRSTPAVTGSWYWVDDKTLHYRPKEYWPAKASIEVSSNLTGIKVTNALYGAAAKPLKITTGDRIEAITDASEHSMTVLRNGDVIKTIPVTTGKPGFDTRNGVKVVLGKEQYVRMRGESIGIAAGSSDSYDLDVYWATRVTWSGEYVHAAPWSTGSQGYANVSHGCTGMSTSEAEWFFNTVREGDIVSVVGSDGETMTPFDNGYGDWNLSWAKWQKGSALHNDTTAPKTDTVRAARLRPQV; encoded by the coding sequence ATGAACCACACGCTGCGCATCCGTCCCGTAGTGAGCTGCACTCTGCTGGCCGCGACCCTGGTCGCCGGGGCGGCAGCCTGCGGGGATTCCGATGGTCACCCCCTCTCGGGCCAGCCGTTCGACGCGGCCGACGAGATCTCCTTCAACACGCCCGACGGCGGCAAGAAGGTCGACCCCGACAAGCCCCTGGAGATCCGGGTCGACGCCGACGACGGCCGGATCACCGACGTGGCGGCCGTGGACGCCGCAGGACGCCATCTGGCGGGCGAACTCGACGCCGACGGCCACCGCTGGCACTCCACCGCCCCGCTGGCCGCAGGGACCCGTTACACCGTCAAGGTCCGTATGGAGGACGACGACGGGGCCCCGGGCACCCGCACGGTGTCCTTCGACACCGCCAGGGCCACCAAGTTCCTCCAGGTGACCTTCGGCCCGCAGGCGGGCACCTACGGCGTCGGGCAGCCCCTCACGGCCACGCTCAGCGCCCCCGTCACCGACAACGCCTCGCGCGCCAACGTCGAGCGCGGCCTGCGGGTCCGCTCCACGCCCGCGGTCACCGGCTCCTGGTACTGGGTCGACGACAAGACGCTGCACTACCGGCCCAAGGAGTACTGGCCGGCCAAGGCCTCCATCGAGGTCAGCAGCAACCTGACCGGTATCAAGGTCACCAACGCGCTCTACGGGGCGGCCGCCAAGCCCCTGAAGATCACCACCGGCGACCGCATCGAGGCCATCACCGACGCCTCCGAGCACTCCATGACCGTGCTGCGCAACGGCGACGTGATCAAGACCATCCCGGTGACCACCGGCAAGCCCGGCTTCGACACGCGCAACGGCGTCAAGGTCGTGCTGGGCAAGGAGCAGTACGTACGTATGCGCGGGGAATCCATCGGGATCGCCGCCGGATCCTCGGACTCGTACGACCTCGACGTCTACTGGGCCACCCGGGTGACATGGAGCGGCGAGTACGTGCACGCGGCGCCCTGGTCCACCGGATCGCAGGGGTACGCGAACGTCAGCCACGGCTGCACCGGCATGAGCACCAGCGAGGCCGAGTGGTTCTTCAACACCGTGCGCGAGGGCGACATCGTCAGCGTCGTCGGCAGCGACGGCGAGACGATGACGCCCTTCGACAACGGCTACGGGGACTGGAACCTGTCCTGGGCCAAGTGGCAGAAGGGCAGCGCGCTGCACAACGACACCACCGCACCGAAGACCGACACGGTCCGGGCGGCGCGGCTGCGCCCCCAGGTCTGA
- a CDS encoding cysteine desulfurase/sulfurtransferase TusA family protein: MPYFDAASAAPLHPVARQALLAALDEGWADPARLYREGRRARLLLDAAREAAAEAVGCRPDELTFTPSGTRAVHSGISGALAGRRRVGRHLVVSAVEHSSVLHAAADHEDRDGTVTRVPVERTGAVDAGTFGQALREDTALACLQSASHEVGTEQPVAEVAGLCRAAGVPLLVDAAQSLAWGPVPEGWSLLAGSAHKWGGPAGVGLLAVRKGVRFAPQGPSDERESGRAPGFENLPAIVAAAASLRAVRAEAAAESVRLRALVDRIRTRVPELVPDVEVVGDPVRRLPHLVTFSCLYVDGETLLQELDRAGFSVSSGSSCTSSTLTPSHVLRAMGVLSEGNVRVSLPPGTADEDVDRFLAVLPDLVAGVREKLDAPAAPAPSPAPDDSLVLDALGKRCPVPVIELAKVIGGVPVGGTVTVLSDDEAARLDIPAWCAMREQEYVGEEPADRGAAYVVRRLS, encoded by the coding sequence GTGCCCTACTTCGACGCGGCGTCCGCCGCCCCCCTGCATCCCGTCGCCCGCCAGGCGCTGCTTGCCGCGCTGGACGAGGGCTGGGCCGATCCGGCCCGGCTCTACCGCGAGGGGCGGCGCGCCCGGCTGCTGCTGGACGCCGCGCGGGAGGCCGCGGCCGAGGCCGTCGGATGCCGTCCCGACGAGCTCACCTTCACCCCCTCGGGCACCCGGGCGGTGCACTCCGGAATTTCCGGCGCGCTCGCCGGGCGTCGGCGTGTCGGCCGCCATCTGGTGGTGTCGGCGGTCGAACACTCGTCGGTGCTGCACGCGGCGGCGGACCACGAGGACCGGGACGGCACGGTCACCCGGGTGCCGGTGGAACGGACCGGAGCGGTGGACGCGGGGACGTTCGGACAGGCGCTGCGCGAGGACACCGCGCTGGCCTGTCTGCAGTCCGCCAGCCACGAGGTCGGCACCGAGCAGCCGGTGGCCGAGGTGGCCGGACTCTGCCGGGCGGCGGGGGTGCCGCTCCTGGTGGACGCGGCCCAGTCGCTGGCCTGGGGGCCGGTGCCGGAGGGGTGGTCGCTGCTGGCGGGCAGCGCGCACAAGTGGGGCGGGCCGGCCGGGGTCGGGCTGCTCGCGGTGCGCAAGGGTGTCCGGTTCGCACCCCAAGGCCCTTCCGACGAAAGGGAGTCGGGGCGGGCGCCGGGGTTCGAGAACCTGCCGGCGATCGTCGCGGCGGCGGCGTCCCTGCGGGCGGTGCGGGCGGAGGCCGCCGCGGAGTCGGTGCGGCTGCGGGCGCTGGTGGACCGGATCCGGACCCGGGTGCCCGAACTGGTGCCCGATGTGGAGGTGGTCGGCGACCCGGTGCGGCGGCTGCCGCATCTGGTGACCTTCTCCTGTCTCTATGTCGACGGGGAGACCCTGCTCCAGGAGCTGGACCGGGCCGGTTTCTCCGTGTCGTCCGGTTCGTCCTGCACGAGCAGCACGCTGACGCCGAGCCATGTGCTCAGGGCGATGGGGGTGCTGTCGGAGGGCAACGTCCGGGTCTCGCTGCCGCCGGGCACCGCGGACGAGGACGTCGACCGCTTCCTGGCGGTGCTGCCGGACCTGGTCGCCGGGGTGCGCGAGAAGCTGGACGCGCCGGCGGCGCCTGCCCCCTCCCCCGCGCCGGACGACTCCCTGGTGCTCGACGCGCTCGGCAAGCGGTGCCCGGTCCCGGTGATCGAACTCGCAAAGGTGATCGGAGGGGTGCCCGTGGGCGGGACGGTGACCGTGCTCTCCGACGACGAGGCGGCCCGGCTCGACATCCCGGCCTGGTGCGCGATGCGCGAGCAGGAGTACGTGGGCGAGGAGCCGGCGGACCGGGGCGCGGCCTATGTGGTCCGCCGGCTCTCCTGA
- a CDS encoding carbohydrate kinase family protein produces MRIAVTGSIATDHLMTFPGRFADQLVADQLHTVSLSFLVDNLDVRRGGVAANICFGMGLLGTRPILVGAAGSDFDEYRAWLDRHGVDTSGVRISEVLHTARFVCTTDSDHNQIGSFYTGAMSEARLIELKAVADRVGGLDLVSIGADDPEGMLRHTEECRTRGIPFAADFSQQIARMNGDEIRILLDGATYLFSNEYEKGLIESKTGWTDEEILGKVGHRVTTLGAQGVRIERAGEATIEVGCPEENVKADPTGVGDAFRAGFLSGLAWGVGLERAAQVGCMLATLVIETVGTQEYTLHRTHFMDRFTKAYGHEAAAEVHTHLA; encoded by the coding sequence GTGCGTATCGCAGTCACCGGCTCCATCGCCACCGACCACCTCATGACCTTCCCCGGCCGCTTCGCCGACCAGCTGGTCGCCGACCAGCTGCACACGGTCTCGCTCTCCTTCCTGGTCGACAACCTGGACGTACGCCGGGGAGGGGTGGCCGCCAACATCTGCTTCGGCATGGGCCTGCTCGGCACCCGCCCGATCCTGGTCGGTGCGGCCGGCTCCGACTTCGACGAGTACCGCGCCTGGCTCGACCGGCACGGCGTCGACACCAGCGGCGTGCGGATCTCCGAGGTCCTGCACACCGCCCGCTTCGTCTGCACGACCGACTCCGACCACAACCAGATCGGCTCCTTCTACACCGGCGCCATGAGCGAGGCCCGGCTGATCGAGCTGAAGGCGGTCGCCGACCGGGTGGGCGGCCTCGACCTCGTCTCCATCGGCGCCGACGACCCGGAGGGCATGCTGCGCCACACCGAGGAGTGCCGTACGCGGGGCATCCCGTTCGCCGCGGACTTCTCGCAGCAGATCGCCCGCATGAACGGCGACGAGATCCGCATCCTCCTCGACGGCGCCACCTACCTCTTCTCCAACGAGTACGAGAAGGGGCTCATCGAGTCCAAGACCGGCTGGACCGACGAGGAGATCCTCGGCAAGGTCGGCCACCGGGTCACCACGCTCGGCGCCCAGGGCGTGCGCATCGAGCGGGCCGGCGAGGCGACCATCGAGGTCGGCTGCCCGGAGGAGAACGTCAAGGCCGACCCGACCGGTGTCGGCGACGCCTTCCGGGCCGGCTTCCTCTCCGGTCTCGCCTGGGGCGTCGGCCTGGAGCGCGCCGCGCAGGTCGGCTGCATGCTGGCCACGCTCGTCATCGAGACCGTGGGCACCCAGGAGTACACCCTGCACCGCACCCACTTCATGGACCGCTTCACCAAGGCGTACGGCCACGAGGCCGCCGCCGAGGTCCACACGCACCTCGCCTGA